A genomic region of Prionailurus bengalensis isolate Pbe53 chromosome D1, Fcat_Pben_1.1_paternal_pri, whole genome shotgun sequence contains the following coding sequences:
- the SCYL1 gene encoding N-terminal kinase-like protein isoform X1 has translation MWFFARDPVRDFPFELSPDPPEGGPPGPWVLHRGRKKATGSPVSIFVYDVKPGAEEQTQVAKAAFKRLKTLRHPNILAYIDGLETDKCLHVVTEAVTPLGTYLKERAEAGGLKDLELSWGLHQIVKALSFLVNDCSLIHNNVCMAAVFVDRAGEWKLGGLDYMYSAQGNGGGPPRKGVPELEQYDPPELADGSGRAVREKWSADMWRLGCLIWEVFNGPLPRAAALRNPGKIPKSLVPHYCELVGANPKVRPNPARFLQNCRAPGGFMNNRFVETNLFLEEIQIKEPAEKQKFFQELSKSLDSFPEDFCRHKVLPQLLTAFEFGNAGAVVLTPLFKVGKFLNAEEYQQKIIPVVVKMFSSTDRAMRIRLLQQMEQFIQYLDEPTVNTQIFPHVVHGFLDTNPAIREQTVKSMLLLAPKLNEANLNVELMKHFARLQAKDEQGPIRCNTTVCLGKIGSYLSASTRHRVLTSAFSRATKDPFAPSRVAGVLGFAATHNLYSMNDCAHKILPVLCGLTVDPEKSVRDQAFKAIRSFLSKLESVSEDPTQLAEVEKDVHAASSPGMGGAAVSWAGWAVTGVSSLTSKLIRAHPAAAPAETNVPQRPTPEGLPAPAPAVVPATSTTSGHWETQEEGTDTAEDSSVADRWDDEDWGSLEQEADSVLAQQEDWSTGGRASRAGQTSNPDPKSESDWSSWEAEGSWEQGWQEPSPPEPPPEGTRLASEYNWGGSEPSDKGDPFAAVSSRRETSAQPRPDSWGDDNWEGLETESRQGKAELARKKREERRREMEAKRAEKKAAKGPMKLGTRKLD, from the exons ATGTGGTTCTTTGCCCGGGACCCGGTCCGGGACTTCCCGTTCGAGCTCAGCCCGGACCCCCCCGAGGGCGGCCCGCCTGGGCCCTGGGTCCTGCACCGCGGCCGCAAGAAG GCCACAGGCAGCCCGGTGTCCATCTTCGTGTACGACGTGAAGCCCGGTGCCGAAGAGCAGACCCAGGTGGCCAAAGCTGCCTTCAAGCGCCTCAAAACTCTCCGGCACCCCAACATTCTGGCCTACATCGATGGGCTGGAG ACAGACAAGTGCCTCCATGTAGTGACAGAGGCAGTGACCCCACTGGGAACGTACCTCAAGGAGCGAGCGGAGGCCGGTGGCCTGAAGGATCTGGAGCTCTCCTGGGGGCTACACCAGATTGTG AAAGCCCTCAGCTTCCTGGTCAATGACTGCAGCCTCATTCACAACAACGTCTGCATGGCCGCTGTGTTCGTGGACCGGGCCGGCGAGTGGAAGCTGGGGGGCCTGGACTACATGTACTCTGCCCAGGGCAATGGCGGGGGACCCCCCCGGAAGGGGGTCCCTGAACTTGAGCAGTATGACCCCCCGGAGCTGGCTGATGGCAGTGGCAGAGCAGTCAGAGAGAAATG GTCAGCCGACATGTGGCGCTTGGGCTGCCTCATCTGGGAAGTCTTCAACGGGCCCCTACCTCGGGCAGCCGCCCTGCGCAACCCTGGAAAG ATCCCCAAATCGCTGGTGCCCCATTACTGCGAGCTAGTTGGAGCCAACCCCAAAGTGCGTCCCAACCCAGCCCGCTTCCTGCAGAACTGCCGGGCGCCCGGTGGCTTCATGAACAACCGCTTTGTGGAGACCAACCTCTTTTTGGAGGAGATTCAG ATCAAAGAGCCGGCTGAGAAGCAAAAGTTCTTCCAAGAGCTGAGCAAGAGCCTGGACTCTTTCCCCGAGGATTTCTGCCGGCACAAGGTGCTGCCCCAGCTGCTGACCGCCTTCGAGTTTGGCAATGCAGGAGCCGTTGTCCTCACACCCCTGTTCAAG GTGGGCAAGTTCCTCAACGCTGAGGAGTATCAGCAGAAGATCATCCCTGTTGTGGTCAAGATGTTCTCATCCACTGACCGGGCCATGCGTATCCGCCTCCTACAGCAG ATGGAACAGTTTATCCAATACCTCGATGAGCCAACAGTCAACACCCAGATCTTTCCCCACGTTGTGCACGGTTTCCTGGACACCAACCCTGCCATCCGGGAGCAGACAGTCAAG TCCATGCTGCTCCTGGCCCCAAAGCTGAACGAGGCCAACCTCAATGTGGAGCTGATGAAGCACTTCGCGCGGCTGCAGGCCAAGGATGAGCAGGGCCCCATCCGCTGCAATACCACCGTCTGCCTGGGCAAAATCGGTTCCTACCTCAGTGCCAGT ACCCGACACAGGGTCCTCACCTCTGCCTTCAGCCGGGCCACCAAAGACCCATTTGCACCTTCGCGGGTGGCGGGTGTCCTGGGCTTTGCTGCCACCCACAACCTCTACTCGATGAATGACTGTGCCCACAAgatcctgcctgtgctctgtggCCTCaccgtggatcctgagaaatccGTGCGAGACCAG GCCTTCAAGGCCATTCGAAGCTTCCTGTCCAAACTGGAGTCTGTGTCAGAGGACCCAACCCAGCTAGCGGAAGTGG AGAAGGATGTCCATGCCGCCTCCAGCCCTGGAATGGGAGGAGCCGCAGTCAGCTGGGCAGGCTGGGCTGTCACAGGGGTCTCCTCGCTCACGTCCAAGCTGATCCGTGCACACCCAGCAGCTGCCCCGGCTGAGACCAACGTCCCCCAGAGACCCACACCCGAGG GACTtcccgccccggcccccgccgTCGTCCCTGCCACATCCACAACCTCAGGCCACTGGGAGACGCAAGAGGAGGGCACGGACACAGCGGAGGACAGCAGTGTTGCCGACAGATGGGATGATGAAGACTGGGGCAGCCTGGAG CAGGAGGCCGATTCGGTGTTGGCCCAGCAGGAGGACTGGAGTACTGGGGGCCGAGCTAGCCGTGCCGGGCAG ACCAGCAACCCGGACCCAAAATCCGAGTCAGACTGGAGCAGCTGGGAAGCCGAGGGCTCGTGGGAGCAGGGCTGGCAGGAGCCAAGTCCCCCGGAGCCACCGCCTGAGGGCACACGGCTGGCCAGCGAGTATAACTGGGGTGGCTCGGAGCCCAGTGACAAAGGTGATCCCTTTGCTGCTGTGTCGTCACGCCGGGAGACCAGCGCTCAG CCGAGACCTGATTCATGGGGCGATGACAACTGGGAGGGTCTGGAGACCGAGAGCC gGCAAGGGAAGGCCGAGCTGGCCCGGAAGAAGCGCGAGGAGCGTCGGCGGGAGATGGAAGCCAAACGCGCTGAAAAGAAGGCAGCCAAGGGCCCCATGAAGCTGGGAACTCGGAAGCTGGACTGA
- the SCYL1 gene encoding N-terminal kinase-like protein isoform X2, which yields MWFFARDPVRDFPFELSPDPPEGGPPGPWVLHRGRKKATGSPVSIFVYDVKPGAEEQTQVAKAAFKRLKTLRHPNILAYIDGLETDKCLHVVTEAVTPLGTYLKERAEAGGLKDLELSWGLHQIVKALSFLVNDCSLIHNNVCMAAVFVDRAGEWKLGGLDYMYSAQGNGGGPPRKGVPELEQYDPPELADGSGRAVREKWSADMWRLGCLIWEVFNGPLPRAAALRNPGKIPKSLVPHYCELVGANPKVRPNPARFLQNCRAPGGFMNNRFVETNLFLEEIQIKEPAEKQKFFQELSKSLDSFPEDFCRHKVLPQLLTAFEFGNAGAVVLTPLFKVGKFLNAEEYQQKIIPVVVKMFSSTDRAMRIRLLQQMEQFIQYLDEPTVNTQIFPHVVHGFLDTNPAIREQTVKSMLLLAPKLNEANLNVELMKHFARLQAKDEQGPIRCNTTVCLGKIGSYLSASTRHRVLTSAFSRATKDPFAPSRVAGVLGFAATHNLYSMNDCAHKILPVLCGLTVDPEKSVRDQAFKAIRSFLSKLESVSEDPTQLAEVEKDVHAASSPGMGGAAVSWAGWAVTGVSSLTSKLIRAHPAAAPAETNVPQRPTPEGLPAPAPAVVPATSTTSGHWETQEEGTDTAEDSSVADRWDDEDWGSLEEADSVLAQQEDWSTGGRASRAGQTSNPDPKSESDWSSWEAEGSWEQGWQEPSPPEPPPEGTRLASEYNWGGSEPSDKGDPFAAVSSRRETSAQPRPDSWGDDNWEGLETESRQGKAELARKKREERRREMEAKRAEKKAAKGPMKLGTRKLD from the exons ATGTGGTTCTTTGCCCGGGACCCGGTCCGGGACTTCCCGTTCGAGCTCAGCCCGGACCCCCCCGAGGGCGGCCCGCCTGGGCCCTGGGTCCTGCACCGCGGCCGCAAGAAG GCCACAGGCAGCCCGGTGTCCATCTTCGTGTACGACGTGAAGCCCGGTGCCGAAGAGCAGACCCAGGTGGCCAAAGCTGCCTTCAAGCGCCTCAAAACTCTCCGGCACCCCAACATTCTGGCCTACATCGATGGGCTGGAG ACAGACAAGTGCCTCCATGTAGTGACAGAGGCAGTGACCCCACTGGGAACGTACCTCAAGGAGCGAGCGGAGGCCGGTGGCCTGAAGGATCTGGAGCTCTCCTGGGGGCTACACCAGATTGTG AAAGCCCTCAGCTTCCTGGTCAATGACTGCAGCCTCATTCACAACAACGTCTGCATGGCCGCTGTGTTCGTGGACCGGGCCGGCGAGTGGAAGCTGGGGGGCCTGGACTACATGTACTCTGCCCAGGGCAATGGCGGGGGACCCCCCCGGAAGGGGGTCCCTGAACTTGAGCAGTATGACCCCCCGGAGCTGGCTGATGGCAGTGGCAGAGCAGTCAGAGAGAAATG GTCAGCCGACATGTGGCGCTTGGGCTGCCTCATCTGGGAAGTCTTCAACGGGCCCCTACCTCGGGCAGCCGCCCTGCGCAACCCTGGAAAG ATCCCCAAATCGCTGGTGCCCCATTACTGCGAGCTAGTTGGAGCCAACCCCAAAGTGCGTCCCAACCCAGCCCGCTTCCTGCAGAACTGCCGGGCGCCCGGTGGCTTCATGAACAACCGCTTTGTGGAGACCAACCTCTTTTTGGAGGAGATTCAG ATCAAAGAGCCGGCTGAGAAGCAAAAGTTCTTCCAAGAGCTGAGCAAGAGCCTGGACTCTTTCCCCGAGGATTTCTGCCGGCACAAGGTGCTGCCCCAGCTGCTGACCGCCTTCGAGTTTGGCAATGCAGGAGCCGTTGTCCTCACACCCCTGTTCAAG GTGGGCAAGTTCCTCAACGCTGAGGAGTATCAGCAGAAGATCATCCCTGTTGTGGTCAAGATGTTCTCATCCACTGACCGGGCCATGCGTATCCGCCTCCTACAGCAG ATGGAACAGTTTATCCAATACCTCGATGAGCCAACAGTCAACACCCAGATCTTTCCCCACGTTGTGCACGGTTTCCTGGACACCAACCCTGCCATCCGGGAGCAGACAGTCAAG TCCATGCTGCTCCTGGCCCCAAAGCTGAACGAGGCCAACCTCAATGTGGAGCTGATGAAGCACTTCGCGCGGCTGCAGGCCAAGGATGAGCAGGGCCCCATCCGCTGCAATACCACCGTCTGCCTGGGCAAAATCGGTTCCTACCTCAGTGCCAGT ACCCGACACAGGGTCCTCACCTCTGCCTTCAGCCGGGCCACCAAAGACCCATTTGCACCTTCGCGGGTGGCGGGTGTCCTGGGCTTTGCTGCCACCCACAACCTCTACTCGATGAATGACTGTGCCCACAAgatcctgcctgtgctctgtggCCTCaccgtggatcctgagaaatccGTGCGAGACCAG GCCTTCAAGGCCATTCGAAGCTTCCTGTCCAAACTGGAGTCTGTGTCAGAGGACCCAACCCAGCTAGCGGAAGTGG AGAAGGATGTCCATGCCGCCTCCAGCCCTGGAATGGGAGGAGCCGCAGTCAGCTGGGCAGGCTGGGCTGTCACAGGGGTCTCCTCGCTCACGTCCAAGCTGATCCGTGCACACCCAGCAGCTGCCCCGGCTGAGACCAACGTCCCCCAGAGACCCACACCCGAGG GACTtcccgccccggcccccgccgTCGTCCCTGCCACATCCACAACCTCAGGCCACTGGGAGACGCAAGAGGAGGGCACGGACACAGCGGAGGACAGCAGTGTTGCCGACAGATGGGATGATGAAGACTGGGGCAGCCTGGAG GAGGCCGATTCGGTGTTGGCCCAGCAGGAGGACTGGAGTACTGGGGGCCGAGCTAGCCGTGCCGGGCAG ACCAGCAACCCGGACCCAAAATCCGAGTCAGACTGGAGCAGCTGGGAAGCCGAGGGCTCGTGGGAGCAGGGCTGGCAGGAGCCAAGTCCCCCGGAGCCACCGCCTGAGGGCACACGGCTGGCCAGCGAGTATAACTGGGGTGGCTCGGAGCCCAGTGACAAAGGTGATCCCTTTGCTGCTGTGTCGTCACGCCGGGAGACCAGCGCTCAG CCGAGACCTGATTCATGGGGCGATGACAACTGGGAGGGTCTGGAGACCGAGAGCC gGCAAGGGAAGGCCGAGCTGGCCCGGAAGAAGCGCGAGGAGCGTCGGCGGGAGATGGAAGCCAAACGCGCTGAAAAGAAGGCAGCCAAGGGCCCCATGAAGCTGGGAACTCGGAAGCTGGACTGA